A single region of the Bryobacter aggregatus MPL3 genome encodes:
- a CDS encoding PEP-CTERM sorting domain-containing protein, producing the protein MVATSCHCLYGASTTAPTPEPATFALAGTALAVLGWNRIARRR; encoded by the coding sequence ATGGTCGCGACTTCGTGCCATTGCCTATACGGTGCCTCGACGACCGCCCCAACCCCGGAACCGGCGACCTTTGCTCTCGCGGGCACAGCGCTGGCTGTGCTGGGATGGAATCGAATCGCGCGGAGGCGGTAG
- a CDS encoding dockerin type I domain-containing protein, producing the protein MQLSLVGVLPPGLSLVQTDPDTGQPTYGKALLTGKPTTVGSTTLVFYAENGIQPRDVHSLTVRVTIPGDVNGDGKVSCDDVNFITARYGIRRGQEGYDYNADYNMDGVIDVRDTAQVTPYLPAARDASSFDSDNNKELT; encoded by the coding sequence ATGCAGCTCAGTCTAGTGGGCGTGCTGCCGCCGGGACTCTCGTTGGTCCAGACCGATCCGGATACCGGACAACCCACATACGGAAAAGCTCTGCTGACCGGCAAGCCGACGACGGTGGGCAGCACCACGCTGGTGTTCTACGCCGAGAACGGCATACAGCCGCGGGACGTTCATTCTCTGACCGTGCGCGTGACGATCCCCGGCGATGTAAACGGGGACGGGAAGGTGAGCTGCGATGACGTGAATTTCATTACGGCACGGTACGGGATCCGCCGCGGCCAGGAAGGCTACGACTACAATGCCGACTACAACATGGACGGCGTGATTGACGTTCGCGACACAGCGCAGGTAACGCCATATCTGCCGGCCGCACGAGATGCCAGTAGCTTTGATTCAGACAACAACAAGGAATTGACATGA